The following coding sequences are from one Pigmentibacter sp. JX0631 window:
- the menC gene encoding o-succinylbenzoate synthase, giving the protein MNNILKIKNIEIFKVSIPLLRPFVTSFGSLVQRNIILVKLIDSDGNFGIGEAPVLDYPVYKSEFFSSAYCVLNEIILPFLVGKSFSSPEELDKSLNFIKGNNFAKASLSIAAYDYFAKINKKSLAKFLGAEKNIVTVSNTISIHEQISAMLNESNSYKDIKTLKLKIKPGNDIHFVAALRNAFPNAQIMVDANASYPYNKETIEIFKKMEEYSIFCIEQPLAHNDIVEHAKLQKKLNIPIALDESIESCEDLIKAYELGSCQMVNIKIPRVGGLSESIKIHNYCLKEKIPAWVGGMVESPVGISANLAFSALPGCNYPVDFLDSFWLIDNFYKYFCKHPIEKKLDKASLYFFGSGISENINLNCLHSSLI; this is encoded by the coding sequence ATGAATAATATTCTTAAAATTAAAAATATTGAAATATTTAAAGTATCAATCCCTTTACTTAGACCATTTGTTACGAGCTTTGGTTCTTTAGTACAAAGAAATATTATACTTGTAAAGTTAATAGATTCTGATGGGAATTTTGGGATTGGAGAAGCCCCAGTTCTTGACTATCCTGTATATAAATCAGAATTTTTTTCTTCAGCATATTGTGTTTTAAATGAAATTATACTTCCATTTCTAGTTGGAAAATCGTTTTCCTCACCAGAGGAACTTGATAAATCTTTGAATTTTATTAAAGGTAATAATTTTGCAAAGGCTTCTTTATCGATAGCTGCTTATGACTATTTCGCTAAAATAAATAAAAAAAGTTTGGCGAAATTTCTTGGAGCTGAAAAAAATATTGTTACAGTATCAAATACAATTTCTATTCATGAACAAATTTCTGCTATGCTAAATGAAAGCAATAGTTATAAAGATATTAAAACTCTAAAATTAAAAATCAAACCCGGCAATGATATTCACTTTGTAGCAGCATTGCGAAATGCTTTTCCTAATGCTCAAATAATGGTTGATGCTAATGCTTCTTATCCATATAATAAAGAAACAATTGAAATATTTAAAAAAATGGAAGAATATTCTATATTTTGTATTGAGCAACCCTTGGCTCACAACGATATTGTTGAACACGCAAAGTTACAAAAGAAATTAAATATTCCGATTGCATTGGATGAATCAATAGAAAGCTGTGAAGATCTTATTAAAGCCTATGAATTGGGAAGTTGTCAGATGGTTAACATAAAAATCCCAAGAGTAGGTGGGTTATCAGAAAGTATTAAAATCCATAATTATTGTTTAAAAGAAAAAATTCCTGCTTGGGTAGGCGGTATGGTAGAATCCCCCGTTGGAATAAGTGCTAATCTTGCCTTTTCTGCGTTGCCGGGCTGCAATTATCCAGTCGATTTTTTAGATTCATTTTGGTTAATTGATAATTTTTACAAATATTTTTGTAAACATCCTATTGAAAAAAAACTGGATAAAGCTTCTCTGTATTTCTTTGGAAGTGGAATTAGTGAAAATATCAATTTAAATTGCTTACATTCTTCTTTAATTTAA
- a CDS encoding DHA2 family efflux MFS transporter permease subunit: MIIKRLEYKYLVALIYTCVLFLDRMDVTIVNIAMPTFAKVFEVPITRTEWISTGFLMSLAIVIPISGWLGDKFGYKKIFILGTIIFTLGSLFCASSWSLSSLIMFRVLKGLGGGILVPVGMTMTYRAFSHTEFSKAASYTLMPTLVAPAIAPTFGGFVLEHFSWRWIFLFNVPIGMLAIFLSIIYLKEEKLPSAPPLDWFGFFLSAIGLASLLYTFSRVGHFGLGDELVWVCLLIAIFSMGIFIFWEKIHLNPLIDLKFFKVPLFVQANLIQFCLQITHFGSLFIIAIYLQIGVGMTPFQSGLAMCTQPIGSIMLLPIVPKIFNRFGPKYLIFWGLIGLSGMTYLIPKIQVESDFFFAACLLWVRGLVLGLINAPIQASVLFNIKKEDAGRASSLFNAGRQIAISFGVALSSLVLASGFREFNISSTDIMLNKSSLPIFERVFILLSAISFLAVFITLTISNKQILEKLRTSNSVAKKT; the protein is encoded by the coding sequence ATGATAATAAAAAGGCTGGAATATAAATATCTAGTTGCGTTAATTTATACCTGCGTTCTATTTTTAGATCGCATGGATGTTACGATAGTTAATATAGCAATGCCAACATTTGCAAAAGTTTTTGAAGTACCAATTACAAGAACAGAATGGATTTCAACTGGTTTTTTGATGTCTCTCGCAATTGTAATTCCAATTAGTGGTTGGCTTGGAGACAAGTTTGGGTATAAAAAAATTTTTATTTTAGGAACAATTATCTTTACATTAGGTTCATTGTTTTGTGCGAGTTCTTGGAGTCTCTCATCACTAATTATGTTTAGAGTCTTAAAAGGTTTAGGTGGAGGAATTTTAGTTCCCGTTGGTATGACAATGACCTATAGAGCTTTTTCACATACCGAATTTTCTAAAGCTGCTAGTTACACACTAATGCCTACTTTGGTTGCCCCTGCGATAGCGCCAACTTTTGGAGGTTTTGTTCTCGAGCATTTTAGCTGGAGATGGATTTTTCTATTTAATGTTCCTATTGGAATGTTAGCAATTTTTCTCTCTATTATTTATTTAAAGGAAGAAAAATTGCCATCAGCTCCCCCTTTAGATTGGTTTGGATTTTTCTTATCAGCCATTGGGTTAGCTTCATTGCTATATACTTTTTCAAGAGTAGGACACTTTGGATTAGGTGATGAATTGGTGTGGGTTTGTTTACTTATTGCTATTTTTTCTATGGGAATTTTTATTTTTTGGGAGAAAATACATTTAAATCCCTTAATAGATTTAAAATTTTTTAAAGTACCACTATTTGTTCAGGCTAATTTAATCCAATTTTGCTTACAAATAACGCATTTTGGTTCTTTATTTATAATTGCTATTTATTTGCAAATTGGCGTAGGAATGACACCTTTCCAAAGTGGACTGGCTATGTGTACTCAACCTATAGGCTCAATTATGCTTTTGCCTATTGTTCCAAAAATTTTTAATCGCTTTGGGCCAAAATATTTAATTTTTTGGGGATTAATCGGCTTATCTGGAATGACCTATCTCATTCCTAAAATTCAAGTTGAGAGTGACTTTTTCTTCGCAGCGTGTTTGCTTTGGGTTCGAGGCCTTGTTTTAGGTCTCATTAATGCTCCAATACAAGCTTCAGTTTTATTCAATATAAAGAAAGAAGATGCTGGTCGTGCAAGCTCCTTATTCAATGCTGGTAGACAAATAGCCATTAGTTTTGGAGTAGCATTGTCATCGCTGGTATTAGCTAGCGGATTTCGTGAATTTAATATTTCTTCAACGGATATAATGCTAAATAAAAGCTCTTTACCAATATTTGAGAGAGTTTTCATATTACTATCTGCAATATCTTTTTTGGCAGTTTTTATAACCCTAACTATCAGTAATAAACAAATCCTGGAAAAGTTAAGGACTTCGAATTCTGTAGCAAAGAAAACCTAG
- a CDS encoding rod shape-determining protein encodes MFDWFFRLLSHDLAIDLGTANTLVYVKNRGIVANEPSVVAVQRDSRGLRTVKAVGRAAKEMLGRTPGTIEAVRPMKDGVIADFELTEKMLSYFIGVAHNHRSLVRPRAVICIPYGITEVEKRAVRESAESAGCSSVYLIEEPMAASIGADLPIHEASGNMIVDIGGGTTEVAVISLLGIVYSKSVRVGGDKMDESIVNYLKRRFNVLIGERTAEQIKIAIGSAYPEEEIRTMQVKGRDLVAGIPKTIEVTSEEIREAMQEPVNAIVEAVRLALEKTPPELAADIVDKGIVLVGGGALIRNLDVLLREETGLPIVVAENPLTAVVLGSGRVLDNPELLREVTF; translated from the coding sequence ATGTTCGATTGGTTTTTTAGACTTCTATCCCATGATTTAGCCATTGACCTTGGGACAGCAAATACACTCGTATATGTAAAAAATAGAGGTATTGTTGCAAATGAACCCTCTGTTGTCGCTGTGCAAAGAGACTCTCGCGGTCTAAGAACTGTAAAGGCAGTGGGAAGAGCAGCAAAAGAAATGCTAGGTAGAACACCAGGCACAATAGAAGCTGTTCGACCTATGAAAGATGGGGTAATTGCTGACTTTGAACTTACTGAAAAAATGTTAAGTTACTTTATTGGCGTGGCACACAATCATCGTTCGCTGGTCAGACCACGTGCAGTTATCTGCATCCCTTATGGAATTACTGAAGTTGAGAAAAGAGCAGTTAGAGAATCAGCAGAGTCCGCCGGTTGTTCCTCTGTTTACTTAATTGAAGAACCAATGGCTGCTTCCATCGGAGCTGACTTGCCCATTCATGAAGCAAGCGGAAATATGATTGTTGATATTGGCGGAGGAACGACCGAAGTTGCAGTTATTTCTTTGCTTGGAATTGTTTATTCAAAAAGCGTTAGAGTTGGTGGCGACAAAATGGACGAATCCATTGTAAATTATTTAAAACGCCGTTTTAACGTACTCATTGGGGAAAGAACTGCGGAGCAAATTAAAATAGCTATTGGCTCTGCATACCCAGAAGAAGAAATTCGCACTATGCAAGTTAAAGGTAGAGACCTTGTTGCCGGAATTCCTAAAACTATTGAAGTAACAAGTGAAGAAATTCGTGAGGCTATGCAAGAACCTGTTAATGCAATTGTTGAAGCAGTTCGTCTTGCACTTGAAAAAACTCCTCCAGAACTTGCTGCTGATATCGTGGATAAAGGTATTGTCTTAGTTGGTGGTGGGGCTTTGATTCGTAATTTAGATGTTCTATTGCGCGAAGAAACTGGTTTACCGATTGTTGTGGCAGAAAATCCGCTAACAGCAGTTGTACTTGGCTCTGGCCGAGTTCTTGACAATCCTGAACTTCTCAGGGAAGTTACATTCTAA
- a CDS encoding lysophospholipid acyltransferase family protein produces the protein MLLTLFLNIISFLFYTLGHRGIAIFAFFLGILSFDILRIRRKVILKNLSIAFGDEKTLEEKIKLGRKSTINFFRTAIELLAANRLFKKTNYIFKNKEYMEDLIARGQGVYAICIHMGNWEYLCHISAKNLVPIHVVVKPIGKGNLAKWFENMRSEVGFHLIERNGNLSTTTQIFNALNKKEIIGFIVDQKRPRGEMLPFFGKNASTNNSLAKLWLRRNAPVIPAIIKRININTHEIIFFPEFQMTQDKNKSFQENVTENTVRINSQVEQMIRLNPEEYFWMHNRWG, from the coding sequence ATGTTATTAACCTTATTTTTAAATATAATTTCTTTTTTGTTTTATACTTTAGGACATAGAGGAATTGCTATTTTTGCTTTTTTTCTTGGCATACTTTCCTTTGACATTTTGCGTATTAGAAGAAAAGTTATTTTAAAAAATCTGTCGATTGCTTTTGGAGATGAAAAAACATTAGAAGAAAAAATAAAATTAGGTAGGAAATCTACGATAAATTTTTTCCGCACCGCAATTGAATTACTTGCAGCTAATAGGTTATTCAAAAAAACCAATTATATATTTAAAAACAAAGAATATATGGAAGACCTTATAGCAAGAGGTCAAGGCGTATACGCAATTTGTATCCATATGGGAAATTGGGAATATCTTTGTCATATCAGCGCAAAAAATTTAGTTCCTATTCATGTTGTTGTTAAGCCTATTGGTAAAGGAAACTTGGCAAAATGGTTTGAAAATATGCGCTCAGAAGTTGGTTTTCATTTAATTGAACGTAATGGAAACTTATCTACTACAACACAAATATTTAATGCCTTAAATAAAAAAGAAATTATTGGTTTTATAGTTGACCAAAAGCGCCCGAGAGGAGAAATGTTACCTTTTTTTGGGAAAAATGCTTCTACTAATAATAGTTTAGCAAAGCTTTGGCTACGAAGAAATGCTCCAGTTATTCCGGCGATAATAAAACGAATTAACATCAATACCCATGAAATTATTTTCTTTCCAGAATTTCAAATGACTCAAGATAAAAACAAATCTTTTCAAGAAAATGTAACAGAAAATACTGTTCGTATAAATTCACAAGTAGAACAAATGATTCGTTTAAATCCTGAAGAATATTTTTGGATGCACAATCGTTGGGGATAG
- a CDS encoding branched-chain amino acid transport system II carrier protein — MKNTIDHNIKLKKPFLSIDLIFTGVAFFAMLFGSGSVILALALGKDSGNMTHWALIGFIIATVLLPIIGLLSILLYDGNIEEYFSKVGIFPGKLIIFICMILLGPLGVIPRLLGTAYTSLNWYLPDLSFIQFSIIIIPILLLFTFKKNSIIDYIGKILGPIKIIILLMFVIYGLFFGMNSQIQTDLNPLQAIQKGLIDGYGTLDLLGVLLIGQFIASHLRKNDCKVMSENDKKFQMDSVKVAIIGGLLLLVVYVGFCLLASFHSTELAGVDRYEIINTLAPMILGKNSGMLISAIIVVSSIVSAIALIAVFTNYLQQMFNKIFHFKEDKSYIICLLFTIILACILTNLGFSGIMNIIIPLAEICYPAIIVLSICNIIYKKMGFNYVKMSVITTFIITIILKTLSF; from the coding sequence ATGAAAAATACGATAGATCATAACATAAAATTAAAAAAACCTTTTTTATCTATTGATTTAATTTTTACAGGAGTTGCTTTTTTTGCAATGTTATTTGGAAGTGGAAGTGTTATTTTAGCCTTAGCGCTTGGAAAAGATTCGGGTAACATGACACATTGGGCCCTAATAGGTTTTATAATAGCTACCGTACTGTTACCCATTATTGGCCTATTATCAATTTTACTTTATGATGGAAATATTGAAGAATATTTTTCAAAAGTGGGAATTTTTCCAGGGAAATTAATTATTTTTATTTGCATGATTTTGCTTGGCCCTTTAGGAGTTATTCCACGTTTGTTAGGAACAGCATATACTTCATTAAATTGGTATTTACCTGATCTTTCATTTATACAATTTAGTATTATAATTATTCCGATATTACTTTTGTTTACTTTTAAGAAAAATAGTATAATAGACTACATTGGAAAAATTCTTGGTCCTATTAAAATAATAATATTGTTGATGTTTGTTATATATGGACTCTTTTTTGGAATGAATTCACAAATTCAAACTGATTTAAATCCACTTCAGGCAATTCAAAAAGGACTAATTGATGGATATGGAACTTTAGATCTTCTTGGAGTTTTACTTATAGGTCAATTTATCGCTTCTCATCTACGAAAAAATGATTGTAAAGTAATGTCAGAAAATGACAAAAAATTCCAAATGGACTCAGTAAAAGTAGCTATTATTGGTGGTTTATTACTTTTAGTTGTGTATGTAGGATTCTGTTTACTAGCTTCATTTCATAGTACTGAACTTGCGGGAGTTGATCGCTATGAAATAATTAATACCTTAGCTCCAATGATTTTAGGCAAAAATAGTGGAATGTTAATTAGCGCAATAATTGTAGTTTCTAGCATAGTTTCAGCAATTGCTTTAATAGCTGTTTTTACAAATTACTTGCAACAAATGTTTAATAAAATATTTCATTTTAAAGAAGATAAATCATATATTATTTGTTTACTATTTACAATTATATTAGCTTGTATATTAACTAATTTGGGATTTAGCGGCATTATGAACATTATTATCCCTTTAGCTGAAATATGTTATCCAGCAATTATCGTTTTATCAATCTGCAATATAATTTATAAAAAAATGGGGTTTAACTATGTGAAAATGTCAGTGATTACAACTTTTATAATTACAATTATACTTAAGACTTTATCTTTTTAG
- a CDS encoding GNAT family N-acetyltransferase, translating to MEFVLREMNKFDSVKCKELTVQLGYPEQLIDFDKRFSLINKLPHHHLVVGETLADKNVIAWMHLEIRYLLFSTFRVEISALIVDERFRGNGVGRRLLNYAENWTKNCGFKEVFLYNQSNIEEESNFCLKNGFQYIKDLKMFIKSLDKNHIISDVKMPIDSPKIDINLEQVKN from the coding sequence GTGGAATTCGTTTTACGTGAAATGAATAAATTTGATTCAGTTAAATGCAAAGAATTAACTGTCCAATTAGGTTATCCAGAACAATTAATCGATTTTGATAAAAGATTTTCGCTCATTAATAAACTACCACATCATCATCTTGTTGTTGGTGAAACACTTGCGGATAAAAATGTTATTGCCTGGATGCACTTAGAAATCCGTTACCTCCTTTTTTCTACATTTAGAGTAGAAATTTCTGCCTTAATTGTTGATGAAAGGTTTAGAGGTAATGGAGTAGGTAGAAGACTACTAAATTATGCTGAAAACTGGACTAAAAATTGTGGTTTTAAAGAGGTATTTTTATATAACCAATCGAATATAGAAGAAGAAAGTAATTTTTGTCTTAAAAATGGCTTTCAATATATAAAAGACCTTAAAATGTTTATTAAATCTTTAGATAAAAATCATATAATAAGTGATGTAAAAATGCCAATTGATTCTCCTAAAATTGATATTAATCTTGAACAAGTAAAGAATTGA
- the aspA gene encoding aspartate ammonia-lyase produces the protein MDIALISQFPLFANLSDNDLQILSNYLETLSVKKDVTLYSPGLIRDRLRLIVKGRIEVSAQTFDFEEPSTIYGPGQFLGEAALLEEGTLHKAKAQTVTDVDIIILTRAQFLKLMQENQEISCKIQMNIGSYVFSKLARGASQGKVQYSGYSSGKKRLEHDLLGDREISDEAYYGVQTLRAIENFNITGVLLSDFPIFIKGLAQVKKAAAMANCEIGILDQEICNYISMACDEIIAGHWHDQFLVDMIQGGAGTSTNMNANEVIANRALELWGKKKGEYKYIHPNNHVNLGQSTNDAYPTAIRLAALQSIPYLIEALEELCQTFSEKAKEFSDVIKMGRTQLQDAVPMTLGQEFEAFSVMLSEDIERIREGAKLFLELSIGGTAIGTGINAHPKYPATAVRKIKEITGLNVVSSPNLIEATPDTGAFVLFSGILKRLAVKLSKISNDLRLLSSGPRCGFGDINLPPMQPGSSIMPGKVNPVIPEVVNQIAFQVIGNDLTVTMASEGGQLQLNAFEPVMVFNIFQSVNMLSRGMRTLTRLCVKGITANKEACRRAVEHSIGLVTALNPLIGYENSTMIAKEALESGESVFNLVLKHKLLTREQLEEALKPENMLSSR, from the coding sequence ATGGATATCGCTCTCATTTCGCAGTTTCCCTTATTCGCTAATCTTTCAGATAATGATCTGCAAATTTTGTCTAACTACCTAGAAACACTATCTGTTAAGAAAGATGTAACTCTTTACTCTCCAGGACTTATTAGAGACAGACTTCGGCTGATTGTCAAAGGGCGTATAGAAGTTTCGGCACAAACCTTTGATTTTGAAGAACCCTCTACAATTTATGGTCCTGGGCAATTTTTAGGTGAAGCTGCGTTATTAGAAGAAGGCACGCTCCACAAAGCAAAAGCACAAACAGTAACAGATGTAGATATTATTATTTTAACCAGAGCTCAGTTTTTAAAATTAATGCAAGAAAATCAAGAAATATCTTGTAAAATTCAAATGAATATTGGTTCTTACGTATTTAGCAAATTGGCTCGAGGAGCAAGTCAAGGCAAAGTGCAATATTCAGGATATAGTTCTGGAAAGAAACGTTTAGAGCACGACTTACTTGGTGATAGAGAAATCTCTGATGAAGCCTATTATGGAGTTCAAACCTTACGTGCTATAGAAAACTTTAATATTACAGGTGTTCTTTTAAGTGATTTCCCAATATTTATTAAAGGCTTAGCCCAGGTTAAAAAAGCTGCAGCTATGGCAAACTGTGAAATTGGAATCCTAGATCAAGAAATTTGCAATTATATTTCTATGGCTTGTGATGAAATTATAGCAGGCCATTGGCATGACCAGTTTCTTGTAGATATGATTCAAGGAGGCGCAGGAACTTCAACAAATATGAATGCAAATGAAGTCATTGCAAATCGAGCATTAGAATTATGGGGCAAGAAAAAAGGTGAATATAAATATATTCATCCAAATAACCATGTAAATTTAGGTCAATCAACGAACGATGCTTATCCAACAGCAATTCGTTTAGCAGCACTTCAATCTATTCCATATTTAATAGAAGCGTTAGAAGAACTATGCCAAACATTTTCTGAAAAAGCTAAAGAATTTTCTGATGTTATTAAAATGGGAAGAACTCAGTTGCAAGATGCAGTGCCGATGACTTTAGGACAAGAGTTTGAAGCATTTTCAGTCATGCTTAGTGAAGATATTGAAAGAATTCGTGAAGGTGCGAAATTATTTTTAGAGTTGAGTATAGGTGGAACTGCTATTGGTACAGGTATCAATGCGCATCCAAAATATCCAGCAACAGCTGTGAGAAAAATTAAAGAAATTACAGGATTAAATGTTGTTTCTTCACCTAACCTAATAGAAGCCACTCCTGACACGGGAGCTTTTGTTCTTTTTTCAGGAATTTTAAAGCGTTTAGCAGTTAAGTTAAGTAAAATTTCTAATGACTTACGCCTGTTATCCAGCGGACCGCGTTGTGGTTTTGGTGATATTAATTTACCTCCAATGCAACCTGGTTCCAGTATTATGCCTGGAAAAGTAAATCCAGTGATTCCTGAAGTCGTAAACCAAATTGCATTTCAAGTAATAGGAAATGATCTAACTGTGACTATGGCTTCTGAAGGTGGGCAGTTGCAATTAAATGCATTTGAACCTGTCATGGTATTTAATATTTTTCAAAGTGTGAATATGTTAAGTCGAGGAATGCGCACTTTAACTCGTCTTTGTGTGAAAGGTATAACAGCTAATAAAGAAGCATGTCGCAGAGCTGTTGAACATAGTATTGGATTAGTGACTGCATTAAATCCATTAATTGGATATGAAAATTCAACTATGATAGCAAAAGAAGCTCTTGAATCTGGCGAAAGTGTTTTTAATTTAGTTTTAAAACATAAATTACTGACAAGAGAGCAGCTAGAAGAAGCATTAAAACCTGAAAATATGTTAAGTTCCCGCTAA